From Hartmannibacter diazotrophicus, a single genomic window includes:
- a CDS encoding class 1 fructose-bisphosphatase, whose product MAIGTGLTEYLESWAGGDAVRKAVAEAVFALAEAGIELAGVCGQGAINPDQGAIVGNNSGGDAQKALDVRSHEIVVAALRRRGVGMVASEEADEAEVLTPGGLVAVATDPLDGSSNIDTNVSVGTIFSILPVEGEASPFLVPGSRQLAAGFVVYGPHTDIVLTLGEGTDIFTLDRSNGAFVLVAEKVSIAPETAEYAVNASNYRHWAAGLRNYVDDCLAGKDGPLEKNYNMRWVGSLVADASRILSRGGVFLYPGDARKGYTHGRLRILYEANPVAMVIEQCGGKATDGTQRILDIDVTELHQRTGLVFGAASEVERIGLYIANPERRGEDSPLFGSRGLFMS is encoded by the coding sequence ATGGCGATCGGGACCGGGTTGACGGAATACCTGGAGAGCTGGGCTGGCGGCGATGCCGTGCGCAAGGCGGTGGCCGAGGCCGTGTTCGCTCTGGCCGAGGCGGGCATCGAACTGGCCGGCGTTTGCGGTCAGGGCGCCATCAACCCGGATCAGGGCGCCATTGTCGGCAACAACTCCGGCGGCGACGCGCAAAAAGCGCTGGATGTCCGCTCGCATGAGATCGTCGTGGCCGCGCTGCGTCGCCGCGGCGTTGGCATGGTCGCCTCCGAAGAGGCCGACGAAGCCGAGGTTCTGACACCGGGCGGCCTCGTGGCGGTCGCGACCGACCCGCTGGATGGGTCTTCCAACATCGATACCAATGTCTCCGTCGGCACGATCTTCTCGATCCTGCCCGTCGAGGGCGAGGCGAGCCCGTTCCTGGTGCCGGGATCGCGCCAGCTTGCCGCCGGCTTCGTCGTCTATGGGCCGCACACGGATATCGTGCTCACGCTGGGCGAGGGCACCGACATCTTCACGCTCGATCGCTCGAACGGCGCATTCGTTCTGGTCGCGGAAAAGGTGTCCATCGCACCTGAGACGGCCGAATACGCGGTCAATGCCTCGAACTACCGTCACTGGGCGGCCGGCCTTCGCAACTATGTCGACGATTGCCTCGCCGGCAAGGACGGACCTCTGGAGAAGAACTACAACATGCGCTGGGTCGGCTCGCTGGTGGCCGATGCATCGCGCATTCTCTCGCGCGGCGGCGTGTTCCTCTATCCGGGCGACGCGCGCAAGGGATATACGCACGGACGCCTGCGCATCCTCTACGAGGCCAACCCGGTCGCCATGGTGATCGAGCAGTGCGGCGGCAAGGCGACGGATGGAACGCAGCGCATCCTCGACATCGACGTCACCGAACTGCATCAGCGCACCGGTCTTGTCTTCGGCGCCGCCTCGGAGGTCGAACGGATCGGGCTCTACATCGCAAATCCCGAGCGGCGCGGCGAAGATTCCCCGCTTTTCGGCTCTCGCGGCCTCTTCATGAGCTGA
- the tkt gene encoding transketolase: MKEEAFTARYPFIADEPDATFPDADHNDLANAIRLLTMDAVEMAGSGHPGMPLGMADVATVLFSRFLKFDPQVPGWPDRDRFVLSAGHGSMLLYSLLYLTGYKDVTIDDLKSFRQLGSRTPGHPEYGTLPGVEATTGPLGQGMASAVGMAIAERMMNARLGDDLVDHFTYVIAGDGCLMEGLSQEAIELAGHLRLSKLIVLFDDNKVSIDGPTRMSTSTDHLARFAACGWWVRAVDGHDPTEIRQAIGEARRTDRPSLIACRTQIGRGAPTMAGGNHVHGTPLGAEEIARARKAMGWETAPFTVPAPVLTAWRDFGRRSGTKREEWDRRYANAGPAQRRLLRRAPPLGDEARDALVSVKLALAKERPEVPTLQSSRKVLDAIMPVMPELMGGAADLAGLTGARALGQKAIKPGKFDGSYVHYGIREHVMAGVMNGISLHGGFVPYGSTFLAFSDYCRAAIRLSAMMGLNVVYVMTHDSIGVGEDGPTHQPIEHLASFRAMPNINVFRPADAVETSEVWQSALEQEGVPSLICLSRQALPTLRTSVSAENMAARGAYLIAGATADRDVTLLASGSEVAIAVEAAGMLEEEGVKAAVVSMPCFELFRQQGPEYRRRVLGTKPKVAIEAAVRDPWDRFLGEDDVFIGLDEFGASGSAEDLYDCYGLTAEAVFAAALRLVR, encoded by the coding sequence TTGAAGGAAGAGGCGTTCACGGCGCGTTACCCGTTCATCGCCGATGAGCCGGATGCGACTTTTCCCGATGCGGATCATAACGACCTGGCCAATGCCATCCGGCTCTTGACCATGGACGCGGTGGAGATGGCCGGTTCCGGCCATCCCGGCATGCCGCTCGGCATGGCGGACGTTGCGACCGTCCTTTTCTCGCGCTTTCTGAAATTCGATCCCCAGGTACCCGGCTGGCCGGACCGCGACCGCTTCGTCCTGTCGGCCGGCCATGGATCGATGCTGCTTTATTCGCTGCTCTATCTGACCGGCTACAAGGACGTCACCATCGACGACCTGAAGTCCTTCCGCCAGCTCGGCTCCAGGACCCCGGGGCATCCGGAATACGGTACCTTGCCGGGCGTCGAGGCAACCACCGGTCCGCTCGGGCAGGGCATGGCCTCCGCCGTCGGGATGGCGATTGCCGAGCGCATGATGAACGCGCGGCTCGGCGACGATCTCGTCGACCATTTCACCTACGTCATTGCGGGCGACGGCTGCCTCATGGAGGGGCTGTCGCAAGAGGCGATCGAACTTGCAGGCCATCTGCGCCTATCCAAGCTCATCGTCCTCTTCGATGACAACAAGGTCTCCATCGACGGCCCGACCCGTATGTCCACCTCGACCGACCATCTCGCCCGCTTTGCCGCCTGCGGCTGGTGGGTCAGGGCCGTCGACGGCCATGATCCGACTGAAATCCGTCAGGCCATCGGCGAGGCACGCCGCACGGATCGGCCGTCGCTGATCGCCTGCCGCACCCAGATCGGACGCGGCGCACCGACCATGGCCGGCGGCAACCACGTTCATGGCACGCCGCTCGGCGCTGAGGAAATCGCCCGCGCGCGCAAGGCCATGGGCTGGGAAACGGCGCCCTTCACCGTGCCCGCCCCGGTTCTGACCGCCTGGCGCGACTTTGGGCGGCGCAGCGGGACAAAGCGTGAGGAATGGGACCGGCGATATGCCAATGCCGGGCCGGCCCAGCGCCGGCTGCTGCGCCGGGCGCCGCCTCTCGGCGACGAGGCCCGCGATGCGCTGGTCAGTGTCAAGCTGGCGCTTGCGAAGGAGCGCCCCGAGGTTCCGACGCTGCAATCCTCCCGCAAGGTGCTCGACGCGATCATGCCCGTCATGCCCGAACTGATGGGCGGCGCCGCGGATCTGGCCGGTCTCACCGGCGCCCGTGCCCTCGGTCAGAAGGCGATCAAGCCGGGCAAGTTCGACGGCAGCTACGTCCACTACGGCATCCGCGAACATGTGATGGCCGGCGTGATGAACGGGATCAGTCTGCATGGCGGCTTCGTTCCCTATGGCTCCACCTTCCTCGCGTTTTCCGATTACTGCCGCGCCGCCATCCGCCTGTCGGCGATGATGGGCCTCAACGTCGTCTACGTGATGACCCATGACTCGATCGGGGTTGGCGAGGACGGGCCGACGCATCAGCCGATCGAGCATCTGGCCTCCTTCCGGGCGATGCCCAACATCAATGTCTTCCGTCCCGCGGACGCGGTCGAGACGTCCGAGGTCTGGCAGAGCGCGCTGGAGCAGGAAGGCGTGCCCTCCCTGATCTGCCTGTCGCGACAGGCGCTTCCAACGCTGCGGACCTCCGTCTCGGCGGAGAACATGGCCGCGCGCGGCGCCTATCTCATCGCCGGGGCGACGGCCGACCGGGATGTGACGCTGCTCGCCTCCGGATCCGAGGTCGCTATTGCCGTCGAGGCGGCCGGGATGCTGGAAGAGGAAGGCGTGAAGGCCGCGGTCGTCTCGATGCCTTGCTTTGAGCTCTTCCGCCAGCAGGGCCCGGAATATCGCCGCAGAGTGCTCGGCACCAAGCCGAAAGTCGCCATCGAGGCGGCCGTGCGCGATCCGTGGGATCGCTTCCTCGGGGAAGACGACGTCTTCATCGGTCTCGACGAATTCGGTGCGTCGGGAAGCGCCGAGGACCTCTATGACTGCTATGGCCTGACGGCGGAAGCCGTTTTCGCCGCAGCGCTTCGGCTCGTCCGCTGA
- a CDS encoding phosphoribulokinase codes for MSERFPIIATTGSSGSGTTSVKNTFERIFRREGIKAAFIEGDAFHRYDRVAMKKKVAEEVAKGNPHFSHFGPEANQLDKLEGIFAEFGKQGTGRTRQYVHNLQEEQMFGAPQGTFTPWLEFKDDCDLLFYEGLHGAYRSPELDIASHADLKIGVVPVINLEWIQKIHRDKEMRGYSTEAVTDVILRRMHDYVHYICPQFTETDINFQRVPTVDTSNPFVARWIPTADESMVVIRFRSPRGIDFAYLLSMIHDSFMSRANSIVVPGGKMELAMQLILTPKILRLIDRKSRAV; via the coding sequence GTGTCGGAGCGCTTTCCCATCATTGCGACGACCGGGTCGTCGGGGTCGGGAACGACATCGGTCAAGAACACATTCGAGCGGATTTTTCGTCGGGAAGGCATCAAGGCCGCCTTCATCGAGGGCGATGCCTTTCACCGTTACGACCGCGTGGCGATGAAGAAGAAGGTGGCCGAGGAGGTCGCCAAGGGCAATCCGCATTTCAGCCACTTCGGCCCCGAGGCCAACCAACTCGACAAGCTTGAAGGCATCTTCGCCGAGTTCGGCAAGCAGGGAACGGGCCGCACTCGGCAGTATGTCCACAATCTGCAGGAAGAGCAGATGTTCGGCGCTCCCCAGGGCACGTTCACGCCATGGCTGGAGTTCAAGGATGACTGCGATCTTCTCTTTTACGAGGGGCTGCACGGAGCCTATCGCTCGCCGGAGCTTGATATCGCCAGCCATGCCGATCTGAAGATCGGCGTTGTTCCCGTTATCAATCTGGAGTGGATACAGAAAATCCACCGTGACAAGGAAATGCGCGGCTATTCCACCGAGGCCGTGACCGACGTTATTCTCCGCCGCATGCACGACTATGTGCACTACATCTGCCCGCAATTCACCGAGACGGACATCAATTTCCAGCGGGTTCCGACCGTCGACACGTCTAATCCTTTCGTCGCACGCTGGATCCCCACTGCCGATGAATCGATGGTTGTGATACGGTTTCGCAGTCCGAGAGGCATTGACTTCGCCTACCTGCTGTCCATGATCCATGACAGCTTCATGTCGCGGGCGAATTCGATTGTCGTGCCCGGAGGCAAGATGGAGCTGGCGATGCAGCTCATCCTGACGCCGAAGATCTTGAGGCTCATCGATCGCAAGAGCAGGGCGGTTTAG
- a CDS encoding LysR substrate-binding domain-containing protein: MRHVTLKQLRCLAAVISTGSVTKAASVMNVTPPAITAQIKSLEDQVGLAVVERISERFEATPAGAEIAETLTKIETLLAECSDALAELKDAGAGKVSVGIISTARYFAPFAIAAFQKTRPRVSINLMVGNRERTLTALRGYEIDLAIMGRPPRDFDVEADVIGDHPLVMIAPPDHPLAGKRGITLADLGDETFLVRENGSGTRYAFEGFLSAKTDLMKYRSLEMNSNETIKQAVMAGLGIAFISGHTVSVEVQAGRLTLLDVEGLPVQRKWFLVRRTDKRLLPAANALWDFWVSEGATFLPELPLMEDLLQD; this comes from the coding sequence ATGCGTCACGTCACACTGAAGCAGTTGCGTTGCCTGGCCGCGGTCATCTCCACGGGGAGCGTCACCAAGGCGGCCTCCGTGATGAACGTCACGCCGCCAGCCATCACCGCGCAGATCAAGTCGCTGGAAGACCAGGTCGGTCTTGCCGTCGTCGAGCGCATCTCCGAACGCTTCGAGGCAACGCCGGCCGGCGCCGAAATCGCCGAGACGCTGACCAAGATCGAAACGCTGCTGGCGGAATGCAGCGATGCGCTGGCCGAACTGAAGGATGCCGGGGCAGGAAAGGTCTCCGTCGGCATCATCTCCACAGCGCGCTATTTCGCGCCGTTTGCCATCGCCGCCTTTCAGAAGACACGGCCGCGCGTCTCGATCAACCTCATGGTCGGCAACCGCGAGCGCACGCTGACGGCCCTCAGGGGCTATGAAATCGATCTTGCGATCATGGGCCGGCCGCCGCGCGATTTCGACGTCGAGGCGGACGTCATCGGCGACCATCCGCTCGTCATGATCGCTCCGCCCGATCATCCGCTCGCCGGAAAGCGCGGCATCACGCTTGCCGATCTTGGAGACGAGACGTTTCTGGTGCGCGAAAACGGGTCGGGCACCCGCTACGCCTTCGAGGGATTTCTTTCGGCCAAGACCGATCTGATGAAATACCGCAGCCTCGAGATGAACTCGAACGAGACCATCAAGCAGGCCGTCATGGCGGGGCTCGGGATTGCCTTCATCTCGGGCCACACGGTCTCTGTGGAAGTCCAGGCCGGGCGCCTGACGTTGCTCGACGTCGAGGGCCTTCCGGTGCAGCGCAAGTGGTTCCTTGTCCGGCGCACGGACAAGCGGCTGCTTCCGGCCGCCAACGCCCTTTGGGATTTCTGGGTCAGCGAGGGGGCGACGTTCCTGCCGGAGCTTCCGCTCATGGAAGACCTGCTGCAGGATTGA
- a CDS encoding DMT family transporter, giving the protein MAQTFLLTTIAMIAFAGNSLLARTALADGEIDAASYTAIRLISGGILLLALLMRDRRSTPLRDMPGDWVSTFALFAYALAFSLAYLRLGAATGALILFASVQGTMISWAFFGGDRPTPVEMIGLTAAFLAFIYLVLPGLSAPDPLGSALMMVSGISWGVYTLKGRGTKAPLNQTAGNFIRSIPLCLPLLAIGLLMHRPSWHGVLLALASGAIASGLGYAIWYRTLPHLSTAKAAVVQLTVPVIAAFGAVALLGEALTPRFLTTSVVILGGVALAISAKTRRAA; this is encoded by the coding sequence ATGGCACAGACGTTTCTTCTCACGACCATTGCAATGATCGCTTTTGCCGGGAATTCGCTTCTGGCGCGCACCGCCCTTGCAGACGGTGAGATCGATGCGGCGAGCTATACGGCGATCCGTCTCATTTCAGGCGGCATCCTTCTCCTCGCCTTGCTCATGCGCGACAGACGGAGCACGCCTCTGCGCGACATGCCGGGGGACTGGGTGTCGACGTTCGCCCTCTTTGCCTACGCCCTCGCCTTCTCGCTCGCCTATCTTCGGCTTGGCGCGGCCACAGGCGCGCTGATTCTCTTCGCCTCCGTCCAGGGAACGATGATCTCCTGGGCGTTTTTCGGCGGCGACAGGCCGACGCCCGTGGAGATGATCGGCCTGACAGCCGCGTTTCTCGCCTTCATCTATCTCGTGCTGCCCGGCCTCAGCGCGCCGGATCCGCTGGGCAGCGCGCTGATGATGGTCTCGGGCATTTCCTGGGGGGTCTACACCTTGAAGGGGCGAGGCACGAAAGCTCCGCTGAACCAGACGGCCGGGAACTTCATCCGGTCGATCCCGCTCTGCCTGCCACTTCTGGCAATCGGACTGCTGATGCACCGTCCAAGCTGGCATGGCGTTCTGCTGGCGCTTGCGTCGGGCGCCATCGCGTCCGGTCTCGGCTATGCCATCTGGTACCGGACCCTGCCGCACCTTTCGACCGCCAAGGCTGCCGTCGTTCAACTGACCGTGCCCGTCATCGCGGCCTTTGGTGCCGTTGCCCTGCTCGGCGAGGCGCTCACGCCGCGTTTCCTCACGACAAGCGTCGTCATTCTCGGCGGCGTGGCGCTGGCGATCTCGGCAAAGACGCGGCGAGCGGCCTGA